Within the Desulfobulbaceae bacterium genome, the region TTATTCATCACCCAGCGAACAAGCTGGTTGGCGTCATGGTCCTTTGTCTCTTCGATTTTTTTGATTTCGTTGATTGATTTTTCAATGGTTGTGAGATCTTCGAGCATTAATTTCACCCGAGTCTCGTCGTCGTAGATACCGCAGGGAATTTCGCAGTGGGCAGCGGCGTTCCCTGCAAGGAAGAAAAGAGATGAGATCATCACAAGTGCCATTTTTACCAGGTTTTTCTTCATACGTTCCTCCATTTTTTTTACGTTTATGACCGGTGCAATTACACCGGCCGCATCCTGTAACTGCTAGTCAATTTAGTATGATTATTTTTATCAATAACGGAAAGACTCCCATAAATCAATCATTTTTTTGGATGATTATGTGTATCAGTGGTGAGGCAATAACAGGGTTGATCCTTTGGACTAAGCAGGGAGTCTGAGTGGTTTGAAAAAAGGAGGGGAGGGGCAAGGCGTTGAGAAGACGGCACTCTCTTATACCTGCAAGAGTCGGTCGAGGGATAGAGGTCAGAAGATTTATGCCTAAGTCCGACAGGCTCCTAGGTCTTTTTGCTGTCTTTGTCAGCCACCAAGCCGTAGAGGTTGCCTTCCGGTTCCCGGCCACGGCATTCCATGGAAATCTGGAAATCCTTAACGGACGGCTTATTGCGGCGATTGAAAGAGACGAGGATGTGTACCACGTCCCAACCTATTTCGCCCCGCTGGGCCATCCAGGTGAGTTCTTCGAGGGCTGATCGATTGTCGAACGATACCGGCCGGTATGGGCGTTGAGCGATGAGGGCGTCATAGATGTCGGCCACCGTGGTGATCTCGATCTTGAGATTGCGCTGATGGATGCCACGGGGGTAGCCAGAGCCGTTGATCCTCTCGTGATGGTCGCGGGAGATGAGGGCAGCCAGGTTCGATGGGTCCTTGAGATAATGGGAAAGGAGCACATAGCCGGTCAGGGTGTGGTGACGGAGCAGGCTGTAATCATCAGGGGTCAACGGTTCTTTTTTTAGGAGGATGGAGAGCGGTACTGCGATTTTACCAAAATCGTGGGTGGGGCCGGTGTGGGCCATCTCCTCCTGCACCAGTTTCTTGTTCTCCGGGCTCAGTTCCTCGGCGATGAGGGTGGTAAGGGCGAAGATCATCAACATATGGCGGTAGGTGTGAAAATCGTTGTGCCGGAAGTAGTCCATGCCCTCCAACAGCGGAAGCGGAAGCCGGACCTGTTCCATGACCGCGAGGATTTCCGCTACCTTTTCTTTCTGGGAGAAGATGACATTATAAGGCGGGAGGATGAACTGCTGTAACAGATCCTGGCGGAGGGTCCCGTAGCCCAGGAGGGGGAGGATGGGATACGATTCTCGGTTCCGCTGGCAGAACTCTACCATGAATTCTGGAGTCAGTTCAGTCCCGGCTTCGACCAGTAGGCGGTTGTTTAAGTCATACACTGAATATTGTAACACAATAGTGTTCATCAGCTTTCCACGTATTCAGATAATTAACGGTTGGTAACCATTCCGGATATGAAAGACAAGATGGCGCCATTATGGCGCATTGTGCCAGCCGTTGTCAATAAGACACGATGAGCCAGAGAAAACGTAACCGTTCACCAGGGGCACCAAAACTACAGATAACCCCGGAACTGTAAACGTCCACAGCGCTGCTGAACGTTTACGAAAAAACAACGAAGGGGTGAGATTGTTAGGCGTGACAAATTAAGACCGTTGCCATGTCCACCTTAAGGAAATTTCAGTTCTTCTGAGTGCTGTTCAGCGCTTTTCTCCGTTCCAGCTCCTCATAGATATCCGGATAGAGATCGCGCGCACAATCAGGGCAGATGCCATGAGAAAATTTTGCCTGGGTTCGGGCTTCGAAATATCGTTCAACTTGATTCCAGTATCCCTGATCGTCGCGGATTTTTTTGCATTTGCAGCAGATGGGCAGTAGGCCACTGAGTAATTTCACTTCCGTCAGTGATTCGCGAAGATCAGCTACCACCTTATTCCTTTCTCTGTCGAGAAGGTGCAATCGTCGGACTCCGAAATTCAGACTTGAAATCCCGAAAAGCCAGATGGCAAAGAGGGCAAGTCCAGCATGGCGGATCTCTTTGTTACGACTCTCCACCAGTGGGGTTGCATCAATGGCTACCGAAATGCCGCCGTGCATGTCGTTAATTTTGTCGCCATAAGCAGCATGGCAGTCAAGGCATGGTTCCTGTATCACGAGCGGAGCCATGTAACGAAAGACCTTTTTCCCCTGCGCTTCCTCCTGTAATTCGTAATATTCAGTGGCACCGTTGTTAAAATGATGAAGAGCCATTTCCTCCCAAGAAGATGGACTATTAGCGGGATTGATTGGGGCTATGCTTGTCAGGTGAAAGAAAAATTCCTTCTGTTCGGTGGCGATCCCGGATATCTGCCGAGTCATATAGGCAGGGTTTAGCATGGTGAGGCGTAAACCGTCTGTGGTTACAACATCCCGATTTTTTACCACGAGGTAGGGGTTGGGGATAGTATCTTTTGTCATCGGCACATAAACCCCTCCGTGCGAGGCGTTCCAATGACGGGTCAGCAGAAATTTCTGGAAGAGGGCCCTGGTCTGAGTGGTG harbors:
- a CDS encoding superoxide dismutase, producing the protein MKKNLVKMALVMISSLFFLAGNAAAHCEIPCGIYDDETRVKLMLEDLTTIEKSINEIKKIEETKDHDANQLVRWVMNKEHHADLLQEIVSQYWLTQRIKPDTKDYDKKLQSLHQLLVATMKCKQTTDLANVDKARGLVKEFEALYFAK
- a CDS encoding HD domain-containing protein, with the protein product MNTIVLQYSVYDLNNRLLVEAGTELTPEFMVEFCQRNRESYPILPLLGYGTLRQDLLQQFILPPYNVIFSQKEKVAEILAVMEQVRLPLPLLEGMDYFRHNDFHTYRHMLMIFALTTLIAEELSPENKKLVQEEMAHTGPTHDFGKIAVPLSILLKKEPLTPDDYSLLRHHTLTGYVLLSHYLKDPSNLAALISRDHHERINGSGYPRGIHQRNLKIEITTVADIYDALIAQRPYRPVSFDNRSALEELTWMAQRGEIGWDVVHILVSFNRRNKPSVKDFQISMECRGREPEGNLYGLVADKDSKKT
- a CDS encoding DUF3365 domain-containing protein, which codes for MSMTIISNRFSPLITFALVVGFVWTLLLGGIFFWNQKMEHEQTLLVATTQTRALFQKFLLTRHWNASHGGVYVPMTKDTIPNPYLVVKNRDVVTTDGLRLTMLNPAYMTRQISGIATEQKEFFFHLTSIAPINPANSPSSWEEMALHHFNNGATEYYELQEEAQGKKVFRYMAPLVIQEPCLDCHAAYGDKINDMHGGISVAIDATPLVESRNKEIRHAGLALFAIWLFGISSLNFGVRRLHLLDRERNKVVADLRESLTEVKLLSGLLPICCKCKKIRDDQGYWNQVERYFEARTQAKFSHGICPDCARDLYPDIYEELERRKALNSTQKN